A single region of the Lentimicrobium sp. L6 genome encodes:
- a CDS encoding T9SS type A sorting domain-containing protein, whose product MRIIYTLGFLFIFWSLSAQDTIQIMQYNLLNYGNYYGDCTTSNNNVNSKNGHLRTIIDYVKPDIFTVNELSDNTTYHQMILDQVLNTDGVDYYRKAVSFNAADSYIVNMLYFNKNKLALYSQDVVYSAIRDIDVFTLYYKAADLGITHDTAFITCFVAHLKAGNSDSDASKRAGMVASAMTYIRTHDLPENMLFMGDLNLYTSEEQAYTNLTYTYNGIRYFYDPINQEGNWNNNYSYRHVHTQSTHGNNSNCFSSGGLDDRFDFIMSTASLLEGTNKMKLLTDTYHPLGNDGEHFNGSITDSPTNTSAPINVINALYGMSDHLPILVQIEVDAVLGTPEQVSNINSIQLRYMNAQSLQYTIGLEQAQKLKILIYDIFGRQKLSFTDSSNQALLSGMVDISKLNQGFYLFVVVDENGRKSTTKFIKK is encoded by the coding sequence ATGAGAATAATATATACCCTAGGTTTCCTATTTATTTTTTGGAGTCTCTCGGCACAAGATACCATTCAGATAATGCAGTACAATTTGCTCAATTACGGAAACTACTATGGCGATTGCACTACAAGTAACAATAATGTGAATAGCAAAAATGGCCACTTAAGAACCATCATTGACTATGTGAAACCAGATATTTTTACTGTGAATGAGCTATCAGATAATACTACTTATCATCAAATGATACTCGATCAGGTATTAAATACCGATGGTGTGGATTATTATAGAAAAGCGGTTTCCTTTAATGCGGCAGATAGCTATATCGTAAACATGTTATATTTCAATAAGAATAAATTGGCTCTATATTCTCAAGATGTGGTTTATTCTGCCATTAGAGATATAGATGTTTTTACACTTTATTATAAAGCAGCAGATTTAGGCATTACCCACGATACTGCTTTTATAACTTGCTTTGTAGCTCATTTAAAAGCTGGGAATTCAGACAGCGATGCCAGTAAAAGAGCAGGTATGGTGGCCTCAGCCATGACTTATATCCGAACTCACGATTTACCAGAGAATATGTTGTTTATGGGCGATTTAAATCTTTATACTAGTGAAGAACAAGCCTATACCAATTTAACCTATACCTATAATGGAATCCGGTATTTCTACGATCCCATTAATCAAGAAGGTAATTGGAATAATAATTATTCATACCGACACGTACACACTCAAAGCACTCATGGTAATAATTCCAATTGCTTTAGCTCTGGAGGATTAGACGATCGTTTTGATTTTATAATGTCTACAGCCTCACTATTGGAAGGGACCAATAAAATGAAACTCTTGACCGATACTTATCACCCCCTAGGAAACGATGGGGAGCATTTTAATGGTAGTATAACAGATTCTCCTACCAATACTTCTGCACCAATTAATGTGATTAATGCACTTTATGGAATGTCGGATCACCTACCTATTCTAGTGCAAATAGAAGTGGATGCTGTGCTTGGAACTCCAGAACAAGTTTCTAACATCAACTCCATCCAGCTCAGGTATATGAATGCTCAAAGTCTTCAATATACCATAGGTTTAGAACAGGCTCAAAAGCTAAAAATCCTCATTTACGATATCTTTGGAAGGCAAAAACTATCTTTTACAGACTCCTCCAATCAGGCTTTACTTTCGGGGATGGTGGATATTAGCAAGCTAAATCAAGGTTTTTACTTGTTTGTAGTCGTTGATGAAAATGGCAGAAAGTCAACCACCAAATTCATAAAAAAATAA
- a CDS encoding M14 family metallopeptidase, with translation MRLLALFLFILFQVPLMAQSTDWQTKFEISDYLETVTYEECMAFSKALAEESPMINYQEMGYSPQNRAIPLLIIDKEGLSTARDIKSSGRLILFIQAGIHAGEPDGTDATFLLLRDMVIHQKNLDLLNKVSILFIPSFNVDGLARMSPYNRINQNGPKEMGWRANSLNLNLNRDYMKADSPEMKAWLKIFNEYLPDLFIDCHTTDGADYQYVATYAMETFGNMDEGLTEFTEEVYNPYLVESMKQKGAPIFPYVTFMNWHDPRSGLVRSVGTPMISQGYTALQNRIGLLIETHMLKPYKPRVYATKEMIISTLETMNKHHKKLKSLNKNADAMMSSYKKGIQKLTIKYDVDYNDTSYVDFLGMEYEVVKSDLTGGDWFQYSQEPITFDLILFEKPKPIEQVELPIAYIIPVEYEEVQNIIKNHGIEYKISKEAMDVEIETYKFSNQKWGNSSFESHQNLRSFDMVDVKATQKFEAGAMVIPVRQRALKVIVYLLEPKADNSLVSWGFFNSSMERKEYAETYVMEKMAREMIAENPSLMDEFNTWKEENPELAKNHWMQCMWFYAKTPYMDPKKDVYPVGKIVDQQELFKLGWH, from the coding sequence ATGCGATTATTAGCCCTCTTCCTCTTTATCCTATTTCAAGTGCCTTTAATGGCTCAAAGTACCGATTGGCAAACCAAATTTGAAATATCAGACTATTTAGAAACTGTTACTTACGAGGAGTGTATGGCTTTCTCAAAGGCTTTAGCCGAAGAAAGTCCTATGATAAACTATCAGGAAATGGGCTATAGTCCTCAGAACAGAGCTATTCCATTGTTGATTATTGATAAGGAAGGCCTTAGTACTGCTAGGGATATTAAGAGTAGTGGCAGGTTGATTCTTTTTATTCAAGCTGGAATTCATGCAGGAGAACCCGATGGAACCGATGCTACTTTCCTATTGCTTCGCGATATGGTGATTCACCAAAAGAATTTAGACCTTCTAAACAAGGTGAGTATCCTCTTTATACCATCATTTAATGTGGATGGATTGGCGAGAATGAGTCCTTATAATCGAATCAATCAAAATGGGCCAAAGGAAATGGGTTGGAGAGCCAATAGCCTAAATCTGAATCTAAATCGCGATTATATGAAAGCCGATAGCCCAGAAATGAAGGCATGGCTAAAGATATTTAATGAATACTTGCCTGATTTATTTATTGATTGTCATACCACCGATGGTGCCGATTATCAATATGTAGCCACTTATGCTATGGAGACTTTTGGTAATATGGATGAAGGATTAACGGAATTTACTGAGGAGGTTTATAATCCATATTTGGTTGAATCCATGAAACAAAAAGGCGCCCCCATTTTCCCTTATGTCACCTTTATGAATTGGCACGACCCGAGAAGTGGATTGGTAAGAAGTGTTGGAACACCTATGATTTCTCAGGGCTATACTGCTTTGCAAAACCGAATTGGCTTACTCATAGAAACTCATATGCTTAAGCCCTATAAACCTAGAGTTTATGCCACCAAAGAGATGATTATTTCCACTTTGGAAACCATGAATAAGCACCATAAGAAGCTAAAGTCTTTAAATAAAAATGCCGATGCCATGATGAGTTCTTACAAAAAAGGAATTCAGAAATTGACCATTAAATACGACGTGGATTATAATGATACTAGTTATGTAGATTTCTTGGGGATGGAATATGAGGTGGTGAAGAGTGATTTAACGGGCGGAGATTGGTTTCAGTATTCCCAAGAGCCAATAACTTTTGATTTAATACTATTCGAGAAGCCAAAGCCCATAGAGCAAGTGGAGCTACCCATAGCTTATATTATTCCGGTGGAATATGAAGAAGTGCAAAACATCATTAAAAACCATGGTATAGAGTATAAGATCAGCAAAGAAGCTATGGATGTGGAAATAGAAACCTATAAGTTTAGCAATCAGAAATGGGGGAACTCTTCTTTTGAAAGCCACCAAAATCTTCGCTCCTTCGATATGGTAGATGTAAAGGCCACTCAGAAGTTTGAAGCTGGAGCTATGGTTATTCCTGTGAGGCAAAGGGCACTCAAAGTTATCGTTTATCTACTCGAACCTAAAGCTGATAATTCTTTGGTTTCTTGGGGATTCTTCAATTCCTCTATGGAGCGAAAAGAATATGCCGAAACCTATGTGATGGAAAAAATGGCTAGAGAGATGATTGCTGAAAACCCTTCGCTAATGGATGAGTTTAATACATGGAAAGAAGAAAATCCAGAGCTGGCCAAAAACCATTGGATGCAATGCATGTGGTTTTATGCCAAAACACCATATATGGATCCCAAGAAAGATGTATATCCTGTTGGGAAAATAGTGGATCAGCAGGAGTTGTTTAAATTGGGTTGGCATTAG